The DNA window ttcatctcaACGGTATAATAAACGGTTTATAAGTATTTACAGCAATTTGAACCAGTGAAAGTTTGCAAcctgatttttttataataattattactacGCATGTCGCTAGGTTCGAACGTGAAACCAAACTTGAAAACTAGATTTGTAgaacttaaaaaaattgggaCCAACGATTCCGtacttttcatactttatttttttaacgttattaatattcttattatGATGacgattgttattattattattatttatcagtgtatcattttaatttctctgAATTAAATAAACCTGCATTATTCCATTTTCTAAGACTCAATGTGTATTTATTCCTCCGTCTTAATTTACAACAATCGATTATTTCCTAGCAAtttcttttcagtttttaaatttgctGGTTTGATTTGTTGCAAGCAATGTTTAAAATAACACATCTATGCAATGTTACCTTTCATTTGTGTTTTTCTAAAAATGCTGCTACCGATCTGACGCATTGTATATAAGCTTTTTCAAATCCTTCCGAATCACTGTCCTGTAAtcagagagtaaaaaaaaaaggaaaataaaataatcacagGAAATGTTAAAGAAAACACTGAGAACAagtttttcagttttccaaaaatactgccattgaaatgaatgaattcTGAGGAAACTAACATAGTATGGATCTCTGATGATCAGTTCTTCCTCCGGATCGTATTTACCAAGAAGTTCAATCACAGCGCGACTATTTGCCGGCCTAAGTCGTTCCAGTTCCCTTATATTATCTTCGTCCATTCCAAATATCCAATCAAATTTATCGTAATCTGATTGATTGATCTGGAAtcgatatcaaaattttatgaataacCATCGATGATAAATTAGAATgcataaaaaattctgtactATCAAGTCCACTATTAAATGATACCGGCAAAGAGTTAAAATCAGACAAATATGGTCCAGAATATTTTGGGTATACTTACCGGTCTTGCTTTATGAACATAATCTGTTATGCCGTGTTTCTTTAGCGTAGCAATTGCTCGATGATCAGGATTTTTACCTGTGTGATAACCGATAAGTGCCGCGCTTTCAACTTCCCATAAATCATGGAGTTTCTTTCTCCGTATGAAGTCTAAGAATACCGCTTCAGCCAAAGGCGAGCGGCAGATATTTCCTAGCGGAATATAAATGGTACGTTGATCAACGTGTTTgcctatttcttttttttttttgcttatatTATTACCGAGGAAATTTCTGTCAGAAATTGTTTCTTCGCAATCCAAATGTAGAAATGAATAAGATTGAAGTACATTAAGAAGTTGTAGGTTATGTTACGGTTTTAACTTCGAGACTTACCTAAACATATCATTAATACTTTCCTCTTTACTGACATGATAAACGTGTCaagtgtttttgtttttatctgtttttatttaataattaaactATTACGAAGACGTCCGTTAATTTGGAGACAGTTGATAATATTCGATAACCTTCAAATGTTTTATCAGCGCCTCCAGCAACGATGGTAAAAACGATTGCGAGGCAGACGGAAAAGAAGCTGGAGTTTCTCCTCTACACAATATTCCATTACCAATGATCGAAAGTGTGGGGAGGAGGCCATGTGGCTTTTCGCAAGAGTTTacaaagaatttgaaaaacataattgttaaaaaatctgaTAGATAATGTCcttttttataagaaatagtCGAGGTGGTGGTCCACCCAAAAGAAAGGTAAATAAATCAGTAAATTCGATGAATCGATCATTTAGCCGAAATTTACTTTTCGCAAAATAGGTTATACCTGCATGCatgtttttattcttaaaCCGTGTACAAgttgtttaaatttaatttttttttctcccaatcAAATCAATAATGTCAGATCATATATTCACATTACTCACGCCTTGAACTTTGTCTAGAGAACTACATTGTAAATGTAATTAACTAGATCAAGCAGTTGTTAGCTGCGAGTAAAGTAATTCAAATGCAGGTGAAGTTGTTTTTGACAACACCTGTATTCCAAATATTTCTTGGAATAACATAAAACAGTAGACGTCACTATACGATTTTTACCGTCTACATATCTCTTACATGAAACGATTTATCCTCTGCgaggaaaaaatatctaaaGAGACCTCAATTTGTACATAGATCAATGGGAAAGTTGGCAAAAAAACCTCTGAAGGTCCTCCCTTTAaatcaaaaaagaaagatataAAGAAGTCGACGCCAGAAGACGATGAGAGCATTGCGAGCAGCGATGAAGAATTTGCAGAGGAAAGGTATACCTTCAGTAGTTTGACGAGCTCTTATTTTTACTTCACTATGCAGAAAATGAACTACTAAAAACTTGatcgataatttataaatcatGGCATATAAATTCTTATAATATCGGAAATTGATCTTTGTGTATCGAATCAAGTTctctgtaaaattttatcctctgaatgaatgtgaaataaatttaaccaCTGTTATCAATAATCCTATCTgcagagagaagaaaaatcatgTAGAAGAAGAATCTGACGTAGAAGAAGATGAGACGGCACAAGAAAAACGTTTACGGCTTGCCAGAAAATATTTGGAAGAGATTGAGAGAGAAGGTcagcattttttattttcaataactgGCTacaaattgagtaaaacaatTGTTTATAGAGTGTCCAATTTCAATTCTAGTTCCAATTTCTTAATTGAATATGGTTACAGAAAAAGATAGGGCAGATTTTGAGGAAGGTGCAGTGGCCAAACGACTACAGGAAGAATATTTAGAGGATAAAGGTCGTTTGAGAAAAACTGTTGCAAAGAATTACACTGGACATGAAGAACCTATTATGTTACGATGTAAAGACCAAAAAAGTTCAATAACGTGTCTCTGCCTTTCCAGTGATGGGAAATCCGTTTATTCCGGTTCCAAGGATGGAACAGTTGTAAAATGTAAATCAGCCTAATACAAGAATTAAGTTATGCCcaagaaaaatattggaacaccaaataattaattaattctttaACTTGCAGGGTCattaaatgataaaaagaagCTCAAAATAATCAAGGGCAAAAGGAAAGGGACAGAAGGAATGAAATATGTACGATGCTTAGCCATAAGTACCGACGGTAAATTTTTAgtaagtttcaaaaaaataggaTCAAGAAAAATTAAGATGCACAAATATACTAAAATCAGAGGTGAAAAGACCATTCTTCATAACTGTGATATTACTCTGTCAACAGGTTGCCGGTGATAATGGCTCTAAAGAAGTCAAGGTCTACTCTGGTGACGAATTGACGCACATTAAAAATCTTCAAGGACACAGAGACAGAGTCAGTGGACTGATTTTCAGAAGGGATACGCATACTCTGTATTCTGCCTCTGATGACCGCAGCGTGAAGGTCTGGAATTTGGACGACATGGCCTACGTTGAGTCAATGTGCGTTACAACTGAAAATAGTCAAAGTTAATTCACTATTTGTCTATTTATTTAAGAATTCGAACTTGACTACACTTTGGATCTAgtcgatgaatttttaaactgaTTCCCACAAAATCAACAGGTTTG is part of the Neodiprion virginianus isolate iyNeoVirg1 chromosome 5, iyNeoVirg1.1, whole genome shotgun sequence genome and encodes:
- the LOC124305358 gene encoding low molecular weight phosphotyrosine protein phosphatase 1-like, giving the protein MSVKRKVLMICLGNICRSPLAEAVFLDFIRRKKLHDLWEVESAALIGYHTGKNPDHRAIATLKKHGITDYVHKARPINQSDYDKFDWIFGMDEDNIRELERLRPANSRAVIELLGKYDPEEELIIRDPYYDSDSEGFEKAYIQCVRSVAAFLEKHK
- the LOC124305354 gene encoding U3 small nucleolar RNA-interacting protein 2 isoform X1; this encodes MSFFIRNSRGGGPPKRKINGKVGKKTSEGPPFKSKKKDIKKSTPEDDESIASSDEEFAEEREKKNHVEEESDVEEDETAQEKRLRLARKYLEEIEREEKDRADFEEGAVAKRLQEEYLEDKGRLRKTVAKNYTGHEEPIMLRCKDQKSSITCLCLSSDGKSVYSGSKDGTVVKWSLNDKKKLKIIKGKRKGTEGMKYVRCLAISTDGKFLVAGDNGSKEVKVYSGDELTHIKNLQGHRDRVSGLIFRRDTHTLYSASDDRSVKVWNLDDMAYVESMFGHQNGITSIDALSRERAITSGGYDGTIRIWKIVEESQLIFNGHSGSIDAVKLINEENFLSCGDDGQLCVWGSMKKKPLCSVPEAHGKDEENGRPMWISSIATFLNTDLVASASISGSRDGVIRLWQCGESFRSLTMLLEIKVVGFVNSLAFTPDGKSLVAGIGQEHKLGRWWRVPEGKNSIVVIPLIRKNGK
- the LOC124305354 gene encoding U3 small nucleolar RNA-interacting protein 2 isoform X2 → MSFFIRNSRGGGPPKRKINGKVGKKTSEGPPFKSKKKDIKKSTPEDDESIASSDEEFAEEREKKNHVEEESDVEEDETAQEKRLRLARKYLEEIEREEKDRADFEEGAVAKRLQEEYLEDKGRLRKTVAKNYTGHEEPIMLRCKDQKSSITCLCLSSDGKSVYSGSKDGTVVKWSLNDKKKLKIIKGKRKGTEGMKYVRCLAISTDGKFLVAGDNGSKEVKVYSGDELTHIKNLQGHRDRVSGLIFRRDTHTLYSASDDRSVKVWNLDDMAYVESMFGHQNGITSIDALSRERAITSGGYDGTIRIWKIVEESQLIFNGHSGSIDAVKLINEENFLSCGDDGQLCVWGSMKKKPLCSVPEAHGKDEENGRPMWISSIATFLNTDLVASGSRDGVIRLWQCGESFRSLTMLLEIKVVGFVNSLAFTPDGKSLVAGIGQEHKLGRWWRVPEGKNSIVVIPLIRKNGK